A stretch of Colletotrichum lupini chromosome 2, complete sequence DNA encodes these proteins:
- a CDS encoding 3-oxo-5-alpha-steroid 4-dehydrogenase, with protein sequence MASLTPTTMMDALSTLPPAHWCQIFFGLSTAVVLAIQVVPKTTQRLLLDYGARSPATTTDTNDRTKEPTGPKRLDFFTQAAKAVTSFGQIPHAWFMHFYVASVAGSAFWAWQYFQSGSVMAIISGQQAASDGPVVSFEQTVLVWTLMALQGTRRLYECLFVMRPGSSRMWFVHWLLGLGFYLCMSVSVWVDGSGEDRHFPLSDTHSPFPAALRQEARPNLEGLLSPGVAAGTVAYLYGWSNQHKCHKHLASLKKYSLPEEGLFRYLICPHYTCECLIYLGLAMIAAPKGYMVNRTLMGALWFIVANLGTTADGTKQWYAQKFGAEKVASKWRMIPFVF encoded by the coding sequence ATGGCCTCCCTTAcaccgacgacgatgatggaTGCTCTCTCAACCTTGCCGCCGGCCCATTGGTGCCAGATATTCTTCGGGCTCTCAACAGCAGTAGTGTTGGCCATCCAGGTAGTGCCAAAGACGACCCAGCGTCTTCTTCTCGACTACGGCGCCCGCTCGCCGGCTACTACCACCGACACCAACGACCGGACCAAGGAGCCCACTGGTCCCAAAAGATTGGACTTCTTCACGCAAGCCGCCAAAGCTGTGACTTCCTTTGGTCAAATTCCACACGCGTGGTTCATGCACTTCTACGTCGCGTCCGTTGCAGGTTCGGCTTTCTGGGCATGGCAGTATTTTCAAAGCGGTTCAGTCATGGCCATCATCTCTGGCCAGCAGGCGGCTTCGGACGGCCCGGTTGTGAGCTTCGAGCAGACAGTGCTCGTCTGGACATTGATGGCGCTGCAAGGCACGAGGAGATTGTACGAGTGTCTCTTCGTGATGAGACCGGGGTCTTCTAGGATGTGGTTCGTTCATTGGCTGCTTGGATTGGGTTTCTATCTCTGCATGAGTGTATCCGTCTGGGTTGACGGCTCAGGTGAGGACCGTCATTTCCCACTCTCAGATACACACTCACCTTTCCCAGCCGCCTTGAGGCAAGAAGCAAGGCCAAACTTGGAAGGTCTTCTGTCACCTGGGGTCGCCGCTGGGACCGTCGCGTACCTCTACGGATGGTCTAATCAGCATAAATGCCACAAACACTTGGCCAGCCTCAAGAAGTATTCATTGCCGGAGGAGGGCCTTTTTCGGTATCTCATCTGCCCTCATTACACTTGCGAATGCCTGATCTATTTGGGCCTTGCCATGATAGCCGCACCAAAGGGCTACATGGTAAACCGCACCCTCATGGGTGCTTTGTGGTTCATTGTCGCCAATTTAGGCACAACGGCAGATGGGACCAAGCAGTGGTACGCGCAGAAGTTTGGTGCTGAGAAGGTCGCCAGTAAATGGAGGATGATACCCTTTGTCTTTTAG